One segment of Gemmatimonadota bacterium DNA contains the following:
- a CDS encoding type IV pilus twitching motility protein PilT, which translates to MTVPAAPQSQVNLRVLLEEMIERNASDLHITAGERAKLRVDGEIVSSANEFVLTPKDTLQVAYSVLTEQQKKRFEMEDELDFSFGIQGLARFRGNCFKQRGCVSMVMRQIPINIKTAEDLQLPNAIVRMAEKPRGLVLVTGPTGSGKSTTLAALIDKVNKERRGHIITVEDPIEFIHKHQNCIINQREVGSDTKSFSSALKYALREDPDVILIGELRDLETIQAALTIAETGHLAFATLHTNSAAEAINRIIDVFPSHQQSQVRSQLAFVLEGIVTQTLLPKRAGKGRAMAAEILVVTQAIRALIRDDKIHQIYSSMQSGKKHGMQTLNDSLYQLYMAREVAEEECLRVSGDPNEFLRMIGRAPMEGDTSPRDATGPKMPVQGGPPRR; encoded by the coding sequence ATGACGGTACCGGCAGCCCCCCAGTCCCAGGTCAATCTGCGTGTGTTGCTCGAAGAAATGATCGAGCGCAATGCGTCTGACCTGCACATTACCGCTGGTGAACGCGCCAAGCTGCGCGTGGACGGCGAGATCGTCAGCTCGGCGAACGAGTTCGTGCTGACGCCCAAGGACACGCTCCAGGTGGCGTACTCGGTGCTCACCGAGCAGCAGAAGAAGCGCTTCGAGATGGAGGATGAGCTCGATTTCTCGTTCGGCATCCAGGGGCTTGCCCGCTTTCGCGGCAACTGCTTCAAGCAGCGCGGCTGCGTGTCGATGGTGATGCGCCAGATTCCGATCAACATTAAGACGGCCGAAGACCTGCAGTTGCCGAACGCCATCGTGCGGATGGCCGAAAAGCCGCGCGGGCTTGTGTTGGTGACGGGGCCCACGGGCTCGGGCAAGAGTACTACGCTGGCGGCGCTGATCGACAAAGTGAACAAAGAGCGGCGCGGTCACATCATCACGGTCGAAGACCCCATCGAGTTCATTCACAAGCATCAGAACTGCATCATCAACCAACGCGAAGTGGGGAGCGATACCAAGTCGTTCTCGAGCGCGCTCAAGTATGCGTTGCGCGAAGATCCGGATGTGATTCTCATTGGCGAATTGCGCGACCTCGAGACCATTCAGGCCGCGCTGACCATCGCCGAGACGGGCCACTTGGCCTTTGCCACGCTGCATACGAACTCGGCGGCCGAGGCGATCAACCGCATTATTGACGTATTCCCCAGCCATCAGCAGTCGCAAGTGCGCTCGCAGTTAGCGTTCGTGCTCGAAGGCATCGTGACGCAGACGCTCCTCCCGAAGCGCGCCGGCAAGGGCCGCGCGATGGCGGCGGAAATTTTGGTGGTGACGCAGGCCATTCGCGCGTTGATTCGCGACGACAAGATTCACCAGATTTATTCGTCGATGCAGAGCGGCAAGAAGCACGGCATGCAGACGCTCAACGACTCGCTGTATCAGTTGTACATGGCGCGCGAGGTGGCAGAGGAAGAGTGTCTGCGCGTGTCGGGCGATCCAAACGAGTTTTTGCGGATGATTGGCCGAGCGCCAATGGAAGGCGATACGTCACCGCGGGATGCGACGGGGCCGAAGATGCCGGTGCAAGGTGGGCCGCCGAGGCGGTAG
- a CDS encoding type II secretion system F family protein, producing the protein MPTYSYTARDAKGDLKTATIDAANREDVVQQLRRLRLTVVKVEEQSKSKVKTTGAISMRDIVIFTRQFSTMINSGLPLVQALDILSKQTENKVLSAVTRQVVFDVESGHTVADALAKHPNAFTDLYVNMVAAGEAGGILDTILMRLATFMEKNDALVRKVKGAMIYPGVIMSVAAIAIVVLLIFVIPVFQSMFASVGLSLPLPTRVVIGLSNLLQGYWWAFGLGGFAAQWAVRKYYTTSNGQLMIDRLMLHAPVLGDVLRKSAVSRFTRTLGTLISSGVSILDGLEITSKTAGNRVISDAIMASRSSIAGGDTISAPLAKSNVFPPMVISMIAVGEQTGGLDEMLSKIADFYDEEVDAAVSGLLSLLEPVMIVFLGVVVGGMVVAMYLPIFDMINAVQ; encoded by the coding sequence ATGCCGACCTATTCCTATACGGCGCGTGACGCCAAGGGTGACCTCAAGACCGCCACGATTGATGCGGCGAATCGTGAGGATGTCGTGCAACAGCTCCGCCGGCTGCGCTTGACGGTGGTGAAGGTGGAGGAGCAGTCGAAGTCGAAGGTGAAGACCACCGGCGCCATCTCCATGCGCGACATCGTGATTTTCACGCGTCAGTTCTCGACGATGATCAACTCCGGTTTGCCGCTGGTGCAGGCGTTGGACATCCTGAGTAAACAAACCGAGAACAAGGTGCTGTCGGCGGTCACGCGGCAGGTGGTGTTTGACGTGGAGTCTGGCCACACGGTGGCCGACGCACTCGCGAAGCACCCGAACGCCTTTACCGACCTCTACGTGAACATGGTGGCCGCCGGCGAGGCGGGCGGTATTCTCGATACGATTCTTATGCGCTTGGCGACGTTCATGGAAAAGAACGATGCCCTCGTGCGCAAAGTGAAGGGCGCCATGATTTATCCTGGCGTCATCATGAGCGTGGCGGCGATTGCCATCGTCGTGTTGCTCATTTTCGTGATTCCGGTGTTCCAGAGCATGTTCGCGAGCGTGGGCCTCTCGTTGCCGCTCCCGACGCGCGTGGTGATCGGGCTCTCGAACTTGCTGCAGGGCTACTGGTGGGCGTTCGGTCTTGGCGGCTTTGCCGCGCAGTGGGCTGTGCGAAAATATTACACCACGAGCAATGGCCAGCTGATGATCGATCGCCTGATGCTACACGCCCCCGTCCTCGGCGACGTGCTCCGCAAGAGCGCCGTGAGCCGTTTCACGCGCACGCTCGGTACACTCATTAGCTCCGGCGTCAGCATCCTCGACGGGCTCGAGATTACCTCGAAGACGGCCGGCAACCGCGTGATTTCTGACGCCATCATGGCGAGCCGCAGTTCGATTGCTGGCGGCGATACGATCTCGGCGCCGCTCGCCAAGAGCAACGTCTTTCCGCCCATGGTGATCTCGATGATCGCCGTGGGTGAGCAGACGGGCGGCTTGGACGAAATGCTCTCGAAGATTGCCGACTTCTATGACGAAGAAGTGGACGCGGCGGTGAGCGGGTTGCTCTCGCTGCTCGAGCCGGTGATGATCGTGTTCCTCGGCGTGGTGGTGGGCGGCATGGTGGTCGCGATGTATCTGCCGATCTTCGATATGATCAACGCGGTGCAGTAG
- a CDS encoding alpha-L-fucosidase, which yields MSRRVVNAVPTPDQLRWQRQERALFLHFGVNTFSGREWGDGKEDPRSFAPTNLDARQWTRAAKAAGFKAVVLTAKHHDGFCLWPSETTAHSVKSSGWRNGDGDVVREFTDACRADGLGAGLYLSPWDRHEPRYGDSPRYNDFYEQQLTEILTRYGPLTEVWFDGANGEGPNGKRQQYDWPRVHATVRRLQPHALMFSDAGPDIRWMGNERGVAGDPNWCAMDPEAVPYPGADGPQIISALQHGIPSGTVWRPGEADVSIRPGWFWRESENEKVRSADNLEELYFSSVGRNANLLLNVPPSTSGTLHDRDVRALSEFGERMRALFENDLAAGATASASAPTDRAYRPALALDRDPDSYFMARGPNDSVEFIVTFGRPVTFDVVSLQEAIAHGQTVESHTVSAIINDTVRPIASGTTIGHRRLHRMEPVTAHGLSVTLRSSIGPVRLSRLSVHRHERA from the coding sequence GTGTCGCGTCGCGTCGTTAACGCCGTCCCTACCCCAGATCAGCTCCGCTGGCAGCGCCAGGAACGCGCGCTCTTCCTCCACTTCGGCGTCAACACCTTCAGCGGGCGCGAGTGGGGAGACGGCAAGGAAGACCCCCGCTCCTTTGCGCCAACGAATCTCGACGCTCGGCAGTGGACGCGAGCGGCAAAGGCGGCGGGCTTCAAGGCCGTGGTGCTCACCGCCAAGCACCACGACGGTTTCTGCCTCTGGCCCTCCGAAACTACCGCGCATTCGGTGAAGTCGAGTGGATGGAGAAACGGAGATGGCGACGTCGTTCGCGAGTTCACCGACGCCTGCCGCGCCGACGGACTCGGCGCGGGCCTCTATCTCTCTCCGTGGGATCGTCACGAGCCACGCTACGGCGATTCGCCGCGCTACAACGATTTCTACGAGCAGCAACTCACCGAAATCCTCACCCGCTACGGCCCGCTCACCGAAGTCTGGTTCGATGGCGCCAACGGTGAGGGCCCCAACGGCAAGCGGCAGCAATATGATTGGCCGCGCGTGCACGCCACCGTGCGCCGCTTGCAACCACATGCGCTGATGTTCAGCGACGCTGGGCCGGATATCCGCTGGATGGGCAACGAGCGCGGCGTGGCCGGCGATCCTAACTGGTGCGCTATGGACCCTGAGGCGGTGCCGTACCCAGGCGCCGATGGTCCGCAGATTATCAGCGCGCTCCAGCACGGCATTCCCAGCGGTACCGTGTGGCGACCGGGGGAGGCCGATGTGTCTATTCGGCCGGGCTGGTTTTGGCGCGAGAGCGAAAACGAAAAGGTCCGTAGCGCGGACAACCTCGAGGAATTGTATTTCTCCTCAGTAGGTCGTAACGCCAATCTGCTCCTCAATGTGCCGCCGAGCACCAGTGGGACGTTGCACGATCGCGATGTGCGGGCGCTCTCCGAGTTTGGCGAGCGAATGCGCGCGCTATTCGAGAACGATCTCGCCGCTGGTGCCACCGCGTCTGCGAGTGCGCCGACTGATCGCGCCTACCGGCCTGCGCTGGCACTGGATCGTGACCCCGACAGCTACTTCATGGCACGCGGGCCGAATGACTCCGTTGAGTTCATCGTCACGTTCGGCCGGCCGGTCACGTTCGATGTGGTGAGCTTGCAAGAGGCGATCGCGCACGGGCAGACCGTAGAGTCGCATACCGTGTCGGCGATTATCAACGACACCGTGCGGCCGATTGCGAGCGGTACGACAATTGGGCATCGGCGTTTGCACCGAATGGAACCCGTGACGGCACATGGGCTTTCGGTGACGCTCCGCTCGTCGATAGGGCCGGTACGGCTTTCACGGTTGTCCGTGCACCGGCACGAACGAGCGTAA
- a CDS encoding alpha-L-fucosidase, with protein MNNRTYVRPIPAAPPGVSRRDFLAASGAALGAALPFGSSLPAFGRGPSGAWSPNPLSRVAPDRMAWWRDARFGMFVHFGLYSMLGGEWGGRTDYGEWIRNNAKIPIDEYEKLKGRFNPVQFDADRIARLAAEAGMKYLVMTTKHHDGFSLFDTKLTDWSITHTPYKKDMMRVVADACRRHGVKPCWYHSIMDWHHPDYLPRREWEAAGRPASGAEFNRFVKYLHGQVEELLTHYGDIGVMWFDGEWESTWSQDLGGALAEHVRKLAPNTLINSRVAPSKANGLEAQLSRPALGDFGTPEQKVPDRGLPGVDWESCITMNQNWGYNRADHDFKSVPKLVGLLVETASKGGNLLLNIGPTGEGAVPAESIERLGGIGRWMRAHSESIYGTQASPFDGVPFKATRRDRRLYAFLPEWPTERELLLPGVRWSAEHVWMLGDSGRRPLNAKLEDRGLVVTLPEKPSDAVCSVLAVELPMAVPATIES; from the coding sequence ATGAATAACCGAACGTACGTTCGTCCCATCCCCGCCGCGCCACCAGGCGTCAGCCGCCGCGACTTCCTTGCGGCCTCCGGTGCGGCCCTTGGCGCCGCGCTCCCGTTTGGGTCGTCGCTGCCGGCGTTCGGACGCGGACCCTCGGGTGCGTGGAGCCCAAACCCGCTGTCACGTGTAGCGCCCGACCGCATGGCCTGGTGGCGCGACGCCCGCTTTGGGATGTTCGTCCATTTCGGTCTCTACTCCATGCTCGGCGGCGAATGGGGTGGACGCACTGACTACGGCGAGTGGATTCGCAACAATGCTAAGATTCCCATTGATGAATACGAAAAACTGAAAGGCCGCTTCAACCCCGTGCAGTTCGACGCCGATCGCATCGCGCGTCTCGCCGCCGAAGCGGGGATGAAATACCTAGTGATGACCACCAAGCACCACGACGGCTTCAGTTTGTTCGACACCAAGCTCACCGACTGGAGCATCACGCACACGCCCTACAAAAAGGACATGATGCGCGTGGTGGCCGACGCCTGTCGCCGGCACGGCGTAAAACCGTGTTGGTATCACTCCATCATGGACTGGCATCACCCCGACTATCTGCCGCGCCGCGAGTGGGAAGCCGCCGGTCGCCCAGCCAGTGGCGCCGAGTTTAACCGTTTCGTGAAATACCTCCACGGCCAGGTGGAAGAGCTGCTCACCCACTACGGCGACATCGGCGTCATGTGGTTCGACGGCGAATGGGAAAGCACCTGGTCGCAGGACCTGGGCGGCGCACTCGCCGAACATGTTCGCAAACTCGCGCCGAACACGCTCATCAATAGTCGGGTGGCGCCGAGTAAGGCGAATGGTCTCGAGGCACAACTCTCCCGCCCCGCGCTCGGTGACTTTGGCACCCCCGAGCAGAAAGTACCGGACCGCGGACTCCCCGGCGTCGACTGGGAAAGCTGCATCACCATGAACCAGAACTGGGGCTACAACCGCGCCGACCACGACTTCAAGAGCGTACCCAAGCTCGTCGGGCTACTTGTGGAAACAGCGTCGAAGGGCGGTAATCTGCTGCTCAACATCGGCCCCACTGGCGAGGGCGCTGTGCCCGCGGAGAGCATCGAACGCCTCGGCGGGATTGGCCGATGGATGCGGGCGCACAGCGAATCCATCTACGGCACGCAGGCCTCGCCCTTTGACGGGGTGCCGTTCAAGGCCACGCGGCGGGATCGTCGGCTCTACGCGTTTCTTCCCGAGTGGCCGACGGAGCGCGAGCTGTTACTCCCCGGCGTTCGGTGGTCCGCGGAGCATGTGTGGATGCTCGGCGATAGCGGCCGGCGGCCGTTGAATGCGAAACTCGAGGACCGCGGTCTTGTGGTCACGCTGCCCGAGAAGCCAAGCGATGCGGTGTGCTCAGTACTCGCCGTGGAGCTGCCGATGGCCGTACCAGCGACTATCGAGAGCTGA
- a CDS encoding ATPase, T2SS/T4P/T4SS family: MASPVATSGERIGDLLLKEGLISRDQLDAALLEQRSSGSRVGYNLVKAGAIQEIDLIRTLARQYKMQAVDLSKFEFDPKIVKMIPADLALKNLVLPLKRDGRTLTVAMADPTNFAVIDDLKFITRYDIFPVIAGEFTLRNALEKIFEAADTQMSSLLDDIADMETEEDLEVVETTKEEDNSAALAAQMDEAPVVKLINALLTDAVKKGASDIHFECFEHDIRVRYRIDGELTEIMKPPKKMQAALVSRFKIMSALNIAERRVPQDGRIKLKMGKKVIDYRVSTLPTIFGEKVVLRILDKGNLTLDLEKFGIEPHAEKEIMEAVSNPYGMVLVTGPTGSGKTTTLYSCLSKVNSIDTNIMTAEDPVEYNIYGINQVLVRNEIGMTFAAALKAFLRQDPNIIMVGEIRDLETGGIAIKAALTGHMVLSTLHTNSAPETVTRLMDMGLEPFNVSSALNLVLAQRLVRRVCGNCKEKYTPDDLELDAAKVTRTTTLRELRFNEVALDGAKKNATKDAAPFLVNLSLDTTIGELPFYRGRGCEQCSGSGTKGRQGLYEVMTMTPALRKLVLQNVGAAEIRECAVDGGMLTLRMDGWLKVLKGVTTLEQVIRETSA, from the coding sequence ATGGCATCTCCCGTAGCGACCTCTGGTGAACGCATTGGCGACCTCCTCCTCAAAGAGGGGCTGATTTCGCGCGACCAACTTGATGCGGCGCTACTCGAACAGCGCTCCAGTGGGTCGCGTGTGGGCTACAACCTCGTGAAGGCTGGGGCGATTCAAGAAATCGACCTCATCCGCACGCTGGCGCGCCAGTACAAAATGCAGGCGGTGGATCTCTCCAAGTTCGAGTTCGACCCGAAGATCGTGAAGATGATCCCGGCGGACTTGGCGCTGAAAAACTTGGTGCTGCCGCTCAAGCGCGACGGGCGCACGCTGACCGTCGCGATGGCCGATCCCACGAACTTCGCGGTGATCGACGACCTCAAGTTCATCACGCGCTACGACATCTTCCCCGTGATTGCTGGAGAGTTCACGCTCCGCAACGCGCTCGAGAAGATCTTCGAGGCAGCCGACACGCAGATGTCGTCGTTGCTCGACGACATTGCGGACATGGAGACGGAGGAAGATCTCGAAGTCGTAGAGACGACCAAGGAAGAGGACAACAGCGCCGCGCTGGCCGCGCAGATGGATGAAGCGCCGGTTGTGAAGCTCATCAACGCGTTGTTGACCGATGCCGTGAAGAAGGGCGCGAGCGACATTCACTTTGAATGCTTTGAGCACGACATTCGCGTGCGCTACCGCATTGATGGTGAACTCACCGAAATCATGAAGCCGCCCAAGAAGATGCAGGCGGCGCTGGTGTCACGCTTCAAGATTATGAGCGCGCTCAATATCGCCGAGCGTCGCGTGCCGCAGGACGGGCGCATCAAGCTCAAGATGGGCAAGAAGGTTATCGATTACCGCGTGAGCACCCTGCCGACGATTTTCGGCGAGAAGGTCGTGCTCCGAATTCTCGATAAGGGCAACCTGACGCTCGATCTCGAGAAGTTCGGCATTGAGCCGCACGCCGAAAAAGAAATCATGGAGGCGGTGTCGAACCCCTACGGGATGGTGCTCGTCACTGGCCCCACGGGTTCGGGCAAAACCACCACCCTGTATTCGTGTCTGTCGAAGGTCAACTCGATCGACACGAACATCATGACCGCCGAAGATCCCGTGGAGTACAACATCTACGGCATCAATCAGGTGCTCGTGCGCAATGAAATCGGGATGACGTTCGCGGCAGCGCTCAAAGCGTTTCTGCGGCAGGACCCGAACATCATCATGGTGGGTGAGATTCGCGATCTTGAGACCGGCGGCATTGCCATCAAGGCCGCGCTCACGGGGCACATGGTGCTCTCCACGCTCCATACCAACTCGGCGCCGGAAACGGTAACGCGTTTGATGGACATGGGGCTCGAGCCGTTCAATGTCAGCTCCGCGCTCAATCTGGTGCTGGCGCAGCGTCTTGTGCGCCGCGTGTGTGGCAATTGCAAAGAGAAGTACACTCCGGACGATCTCGAGCTCGATGCCGCCAAGGTGACGCGTACGACGACGTTGCGCGAGCTGCGGTTCAATGAGGTCGCACTCGATGGCGCCAAGAAGAACGCCACCAAGGACGCGGCGCCCTTCTTGGTGAACTTGTCGCTCGATACGACGATCGGCGAACTGCCATTCTACCGCGGTCGTGGGTGCGAACAGTGCAGTGGCAGCGGCACCAAGGGGCGTCAGGGTTTGTACGAAGTGATGACCATGACGCCGGCGCTGCGAAAGCTCGTGTTGCAGAATGTGGGCGCCGCCGAAATTCGTGAGTGCGCGGTGGACGGCGGCATGCTGACGTTGCGCATGGACGGCTGGCTGAAAGTTCTGAAGGGTGTGACGACGCTCGAACAAGTCATCCGAGAGACGAGTGCCTAA
- a CDS encoding alpha/beta hydrolase, producing MKSLVRVMFTLFKWGAACVVLALTGTAVYARILHRRDDARWKAPGRMVEVAPGRSMHLYCTGSGTPTVILEAGAGDFGLSSWHSVQPQFSALSRTCSYDRASTGWSDPVPGRPTPTAAITDLHTLLARSGEPGPYLFVGHSLGGPIIRHYAVHYPTEVAGLILVDGSHEDQMDRMKAGVPPWAFLVLRSLPALHFVGIDRLVAKARITDTLSAIIAARTTTDAAMANTSELINSLSAFNAEVKRDVKPFGALPLIALTADVVPRAPGITQAVADSMHGEWVAMHQEIVARSTRGRWILAEHSGHYIQRDRPELVIQSVREMLDTLRSAPPTPVAVGAKAGK from the coding sequence ATGAAATCGCTAGTTCGTGTGATGTTCACGCTCTTCAAGTGGGGCGCCGCCTGTGTCGTTCTGGCGCTGACCGGTACCGCGGTCTACGCCCGCATCCTCCACCGGCGCGACGACGCGCGGTGGAAAGCCCCCGGCCGCATGGTCGAGGTGGCGCCCGGGCGATCGATGCACCTCTACTGCACGGGTAGCGGCACGCCGACGGTGATACTCGAGGCTGGAGCGGGCGACTTCGGCCTCTCATCGTGGCACTCTGTGCAGCCACAGTTCTCGGCGCTCAGCCGCACCTGTTCTTACGACCGCGCCAGCACGGGGTGGAGCGATCCGGTTCCCGGTCGGCCAACGCCGACGGCGGCGATCACTGACCTGCACACCCTGCTAGCCCGCTCCGGCGAGCCTGGACCGTACCTCTTCGTCGGGCACTCGCTCGGCGGGCCGATCATCCGCCATTACGCGGTACACTATCCAACGGAAGTCGCGGGATTGATCCTCGTCGATGGATCGCACGAAGATCAGATGGACCGGATGAAAGCGGGTGTGCCTCCGTGGGCGTTCCTCGTCTTACGGAGCCTTCCCGCGCTGCACTTCGTCGGGATCGACCGCCTCGTCGCGAAGGCCCGGATCACCGACACGCTCTCGGCGATCATCGCGGCGCGAACCACGACTGACGCCGCGATGGCGAACACCTCGGAACTGATCAACAGTCTTTCGGCTTTCAACGCCGAGGTGAAGCGGGACGTGAAGCCGTTCGGTGCGCTCCCGCTCATCGCGCTCACCGCCGACGTGGTGCCGCGCGCCCCGGGTATCACGCAAGCCGTCGCCGACTCGATGCACGGCGAGTGGGTCGCGATGCACCAAGAGATCGTCGCGCGCTCGACGCGCGGACGCTGGATCCTCGCCGAGCACAGCGGCCACTATATCCAGCGCGACCGGCCGGAGCTTGTGATCCAATCGGTGCGCGAGATGCTGGATACCCTGCGGTCGGCGCCGCCGACTCCCGTTGCGGTGGGCGCGAAAGCGGGGAAATAG